From the Tachyglossus aculeatus isolate mTacAcu1 chromosome 21, mTacAcu1.pri, whole genome shotgun sequence genome, one window contains:
- the MFAP4 gene encoding microfibril-associated glycoprotein 4 — protein sequence MKAALLVLLIHASSVSSQFSGIRGDALVEKQCLQQPLDCDDIYSQGLQADGVYLIYPLGPSVPVPVFCDMTTDEGKWTVFQKRFNGSVSFFRGWNDYKLGFGRADGEYWLGLQNLHLLTLKQDYELRVDLEDFENNTAFAKYKDFSISPQAISAEEDGYTLHVAGFEDGGAGDSLSYHSGQKFSTFDRDQDLFVQNCAALSSGAFWFRSCHFANLNGFYLGGSHLSYANGINWAQWKGFYYSLKRTEMKIRRA from the exons ATGAAG GCAGCTCTGCTCGTCCTTCTCATCCACGCTTCTTCTGTTTCTTCTCAGTTCTCTGGGATCCGGGGGGATG CTCTGGTGGAGAAACAGTGCCTTCAACAGCCCCTGGACTGTGATGACATCTATTCCCAGGGATTGCAGGCAGATGGGGTCTATCTCATCTATCCTCTGGGCCCTAGTGTCCCAGTCCCCGTCTTCTGCGACATGACCACTGATGAAGGGAAGTGGACG GTTTTCCAGAAGAGATTCAATGGCTCCGTCAGCTTCTTCAGGGGCTGGAACGACTACAAACTTGGCTTTGGGCGAGCTGATGGGGAATATTGGCTAG GTCTGCAGAATCTTCACCTCCTGACCCTGAAGCAGGATTATGAGCTACGTGTGGATCTGGAGGACTTTGAGAACAACACGGCTTTTGCCAAGTACAAAGACTTCTCCATCTCACCTCAGGCCATCAGCGCAGAAGAGGATGGATACACCCTCCACGTggctggctttgaagatgggggagcag GCGACTCCCTCAGCTATCACAGCGGCCAGAAGTTCTCCACCTTCGATCGGGACCAAGACCTCTTCGTGCAGAACTGCGCGGCCCTCTCCTCCGGGGCCTTCTGGTTCCGGAGTTGCCACTTCGCCAACCTCAACGGCTTCTACCTGGGTGGTTCTCACCTCTCCTACGCCAACGGCATCAACTGGGCCCAGTGGAAGGGCTTCTACTATTCCCTCAAACGTACCGAGATGAAGATCCGCCGGGCTTGA